In a genomic window of Comamonadaceae bacterium OTU4NAUVB1:
- a CDS encoding bifunctional diguanylate cyclase/phosphodiesterase, with translation MTLRAPFGHLKTCDGQILWADEDAHNLLGYAVGALIDMPFADVCAVPAGNGEPGTGGDMPVPALGATQRSRIALRTRTDHSLLVDLRGERMDDRCILWTLVPAATGLRAERLGLLERRDALTRLPNRVPSFDDMPVRNHPEDVERLLAVCYLDIDRLRDVNDEFGPIGGDAVLREVARRLRGAMPHDAGVARVGGDEFALVMPVSGRSQCEMLLRQILARIEHPIRLQDRLARIRASIGVALMTHGEQPTEVMLQHAQRSVFFAKRAGNSQIHFFDAEQAMEEQQGVQARQRIADGLVRHEFRLAYQPKVDMRCGRVIGFEALIRWQHPERGLLQPASFIPLIEDDELVEHLGDWAIGEALRELSTWLARDVATVVSVNISPRHMQRPDFLDRLEAHLAHWPGLPPGVLELEILETSAIKDFAAAAQFIEACKTLGVPVAMDDFGTGYSSLTCLRQLPVATLKLDQSFVRGVIDNVQDRAILKGVLLLAEGLGRKAIAEGVESVAHGEALMALGCTLGQGYGIARPMPPADVPQWILDFEKNPLWNPASDCR, from the coding sequence ATGACCCTGCGCGCGCCTTTCGGCCATCTCAAGACCTGCGACGGTCAGATCCTGTGGGCGGACGAGGATGCCCACAACCTGCTGGGCTATGCCGTCGGCGCCTTGATCGACATGCCGTTCGCCGACGTCTGCGCCGTGCCGGCCGGCAACGGCGAGCCCGGCACGGGTGGCGACATGCCGGTGCCGGCCCTCGGCGCGACCCAGCGCTCGCGCATCGCGCTTCGCACGCGCACGGACCATTCGCTGCTCGTGGACCTGCGCGGCGAGCGCATGGACGACCGCTGCATCCTGTGGACGCTCGTTCCCGCCGCCACCGGTCTGCGCGCCGAACGCCTGGGCCTGCTGGAGCGACGGGACGCCCTCACGCGCCTGCCCAACCGGGTGCCGTCGTTCGACGACATGCCCGTGCGCAACCATCCCGAGGACGTCGAACGCCTGCTGGCCGTGTGCTATCTAGACATCGACCGGCTGCGCGACGTCAATGACGAGTTCGGCCCGATCGGGGGCGATGCCGTCCTGAGGGAGGTGGCCCGCCGCCTGCGCGGCGCGATGCCGCACGACGCGGGCGTGGCCCGGGTGGGGGGGGACGAATTCGCGCTCGTCATGCCGGTGTCGGGCCGGTCGCAGTGCGAGATGCTGCTGCGTCAGATCCTCGCCCGCATCGAACATCCGATCCGGCTGCAGGACCGGCTGGCACGCATCCGCGCGAGCATCGGCGTCGCGCTCATGACGCATGGCGAGCAGCCCACCGAGGTGATGCTGCAGCATGCCCAGCGCTCGGTGTTCTTCGCCAAGCGCGCCGGCAACAGCCAGATCCACTTCTTCGACGCCGAGCAGGCGATGGAGGAGCAGCAGGGCGTGCAAGCGCGCCAGCGCATCGCCGATGGCCTCGTCCGCCATGAATTCCGCTTGGCCTATCAGCCCAAGGTCGACATGCGCTGCGGCCGGGTCATCGGTTTCGAAGCGCTGATCCGCTGGCAGCATCCCGAGCGCGGTCTGCTGCAACCCGCCTCGTTCATCCCCCTGATCGAAGACGACGAGTTGGTCGAACACCTGGGCGACTGGGCCATCGGCGAGGCCTTGCGCGAGCTGTCGACATGGCTCGCACGCGACGTGGCGACCGTGGTGAGCGTGAACATCAGCCCGCGCCACATGCAGCGTCCCGACTTTCTCGACCGGTTGGAGGCCCACCTCGCGCACTGGCCCGGATTGCCGCCGGGCGTCCTCGAGCTTGAGATCCTGGAAACCTCCGCCATCAAGGATTTTGCCGCCGCGGCGCAGTTCATCGAAGCCTGCAAGACGCTGGGCGTTCCGGTCGCGATGGACGACTTCGGAACCGGCTATTCGTCGCTGACCTGCCTGCGGCAACTGCCGGTGGCCACGCTCAAGCTCGACCAGTCGTTCGTGCGCGGCGTGATCGACAACGTCCAGGACCGGGCGATCCTCAAAGGTGTGCTGCTCCTGGCCGAAGGCCTGGGACGCAAGGCCATCGCAGAAGGCGTCGAGTCGGTGGCGCACGGCGAGGCTCTGATGGCGCTGGGGTGCACGCTGGGGCAGGGCTACGGCATCGCCCGGCCCATGCCGCCCGCGGACGTGCCGCAATGGATCCTCGATTTCGAAAAGAATCCGCTCTGGAACCCCGCCTCCGATTGCCGCTGA
- a CDS encoding GGDEF domain-containing protein, whose amino-acid sequence MTTEFEAMFELAPVSLWLEDYSGLKRLFDHWRSQGVVDLVAFLRADGGRVRECMAQLRVLRVNETTLRLFAASSQAELVDNLERIFRDDMADSVIHELDQFWRGCPLVENRTVNYALDGRRLDVQLRVRLLPGHESTWDRALVSLDDVTRQVQAERQREESARHAHDLFEHSPVSLWVEDFSAVRRLLDALRERGISDFNTFLKVHPEFVMRCMQEIRVIDVNRETLRMFGAPDKKTLLENIPRIFRDEMRDSFAEQLQDLWAGKTQQQREVCNYSLNGEPVHIHMQFSVLEDHQDDWSMVLVSLMDITARKKAEAYLEYLGKHDVLTQLRNRTFYTEELNRLQRKGPWPVSVMSVDLNGLKQINDEEGHAAGDALLRRAGEVLSKAVDAPAWPARIGGDEFVVLLPATDERGVQAMRERLASLLELNNQFYAGRSGHTLSFAIGTATCASGESIDAALMRADKSMYQDKVQHYAAQGAERRR is encoded by the coding sequence ATGACCACCGAATTCGAAGCCATGTTCGAGCTGGCGCCGGTCTCGCTCTGGCTGGAGGACTACAGCGGGTTGAAACGGCTGTTCGACCACTGGCGATCGCAAGGCGTGGTCGACCTGGTGGCGTTCCTGCGGGCCGACGGCGGCCGCGTCAGGGAGTGCATGGCGCAGTTGCGCGTGCTGCGCGTCAACGAGACCACGCTGCGGCTCTTCGCCGCGTCGAGCCAGGCCGAACTCGTCGACAACCTCGAACGCATCTTCCGCGACGACATGGCCGACAGCGTGATCCACGAGCTCGACCAGTTCTGGCGCGGCTGTCCACTGGTCGAGAACCGCACCGTGAACTATGCGCTCGACGGCCGCCGGCTCGACGTGCAGCTGCGCGTGCGCCTCCTGCCCGGCCACGAGTCGACCTGGGACCGCGCCCTGGTCTCGCTCGACGACGTCACCCGCCAGGTGCAGGCGGAGCGGCAGCGCGAGGAGAGCGCCCGCCATGCGCACGATCTGTTCGAACACTCGCCCGTTTCGCTGTGGGTGGAGGATTTCAGTGCCGTCAGGCGTCTGCTCGATGCGCTGCGCGAGCGCGGCATCAGCGACTTCAACACCTTCCTCAAGGTGCATCCCGAGTTCGTGATGCGCTGCATGCAGGAGATCCGCGTGATCGACGTCAATCGCGAGACGCTGCGCATGTTCGGGGCGCCCGACAAGAAGACGCTGCTGGAGAACATCCCGCGCATCTTCCGCGACGAGATGCGCGACTCGTTCGCCGAGCAGCTGCAGGACCTGTGGGCCGGCAAGACGCAGCAGCAGCGCGAGGTCTGCAACTACTCGCTCAACGGCGAGCCGGTGCACATCCACATGCAGTTCTCGGTGCTCGAGGACCACCAGGACGACTGGAGCATGGTGCTCGTCTCGCTCATGGACATCACCGCGCGCAAGAAGGCCGAGGCCTACCTCGAATACCTCGGCAAGCACGACGTGCTCACGCAACTCCGCAACCGCACGTTCTACACCGAGGAACTCAACCGCCTGCAACGCAAGGGTCCATGGCCGGTGTCGGTGATGTCGGTCGACCTCAACGGCCTCAAGCAGATCAACGACGAGGAAGGCCATGCCGCGGGCGACGCCTTGCTGCGGCGCGCGGGCGAGGTGCTGTCCAAGGCCGTGGACGCGCCGGCCTGGCCGGCGCGCATCGGAGGAGACGAGTTCGTCGTGCTGCTGCCGGCGACCGACGAGCGCGGCGTCCAGGCGATGCGCGAGCGCCTGGCATCGCTGCTCGAACTCAACAACCAGTTCTATGCCGGGCGCAGCGGGCACACGCTGAGCTTCGCCATCGGCACTGCCACGTGCGCGAGCGGCGAGTCGATCGATGCCGCGCTCATGCGCGCGGACAAATCCATGTACCAGGACAAGGTCCAGCACTACGCGGCGCAGGGCGCCGAGCGCAGGCGGTGA
- a CDS encoding cation:proton antiporter produces MPTTQLSVYFFLQAAVIIAVCRLVGRLAQRMGQPQVVGEMIAGVLLGPSLFGLLLPELQRALFPKETLGMLYVAGQLGVGLYMFLVGTEFRGDHFRSRFRSAATVSLAGILVPFVLAFALVPWLQGVPGLFAAKTRPLEASLFLGAAIAITAFPMLARIIHERGLAGTPLGTLALTAGAVDDAAAWCILAIVLASFGGAWGGAWAAIGGGVAYALFMIFVGSRWLKRLARHARPDAPLGSTLLASVLVLFALSAFAMDAIGIHAVFGGFLLGAVMPRGALTQKLREQLQPFVVVFLLPMFFTYSGLNTRMAMLFEPGILMAAAAVVAVSVGGKGIACWAAARFSGESPRDAMAIGALMNARGLMELIIINIGLQAGVIEGGLFSILVLMAIVTTLMATPLFNWITRERPVPVLQASTR; encoded by the coding sequence ATGCCCACGACCCAGCTTTCCGTGTATTTCTTCCTGCAGGCCGCCGTCATCATCGCGGTATGCCGGCTGGTCGGGCGGCTGGCGCAGCGCATGGGCCAGCCGCAGGTGGTGGGCGAGATGATCGCCGGCGTGCTGCTCGGCCCCTCGCTCTTCGGCCTGCTGCTGCCGGAACTGCAACGCGCGCTCTTTCCCAAGGAAACCCTGGGCATGCTCTACGTGGCGGGACAACTCGGCGTGGGCCTGTACATGTTCCTGGTGGGCACCGAGTTCCGAGGCGATCATTTCAGGAGCCGCTTCCGCAGCGCGGCGACGGTGTCGCTCGCCGGCATCCTGGTGCCCTTCGTGCTCGCCTTCGCGCTGGTGCCCTGGCTGCAGGGCGTGCCGGGGTTGTTCGCCGCCAAGACCCGGCCCCTGGAGGCGTCGCTGTTCCTGGGTGCCGCCATCGCGATCACCGCCTTTCCGATGCTCGCGCGCATCATCCACGAGCGCGGGCTCGCCGGCACGCCGCTGGGCACGCTGGCCCTCACGGCCGGTGCCGTCGACGACGCGGCCGCCTGGTGCATCCTGGCCATCGTGCTCGCCAGCTTCGGGGGTGCCTGGGGCGGCGCCTGGGCCGCGATCGGTGGCGGCGTCGCCTATGCGCTGTTCATGATCTTCGTCGGATCGCGATGGCTCAAGCGCCTGGCTCGGCATGCGCGGCCCGATGCGCCGCTGGGCTCGACGCTGCTGGCCAGCGTGCTGGTGCTGTTCGCCCTCAGCGCCTTCGCCATGGACGCCATCGGCATCCATGCGGTGTTCGGCGGTTTCCTGCTGGGCGCGGTCATGCCGCGCGGCGCGCTGACGCAGAAATTGCGCGAGCAGCTCCAGCCCTTCGTGGTGGTCTTCCTGCTGCCGATGTTCTTCACCTACTCGGGGCTCAACACGCGCATGGCGATGCTGTTCGAGCCCGGCATCCTGATGGCCGCGGCCGCCGTCGTCGCCGTGTCGGTCGGTGGCAAGGGCATCGCCTGCTGGGCCGCCGCGCGCTTCTCCGGCGAGAGCCCGCGCGACGCGATGGCCATCGGCGCGCTCATGAACGCACGGGGCCTGATGGAGCTGATCATCATCAACATCGGCCTGCAGGCCGGCGTGATCGAGGGCGGCCTGTTCTCGATCCTGGTCCTGATGGCCATCGTCACGACGCTGATGGCCACGCCCCTCTTCAACTGGATCACGCGCGAGCGACCGGTCCCCGTCCTGCAAGCCTCGACCCGATGA
- a CDS encoding sugar nucleotide-binding protein gives MPSIARPSGALPARFRRQRILIVGCGDVGLRAAALLHPRVRLIALTSSPGRVPELRAAGILPLVADLDAPGGLRRLAGIATRVLHLAPPPSGDAAGHWWRDARTTALARVLMRRSPPAALVYGSTSGVYGDCGGERIDETRAVRPHNPRAHRRVDAERTVRWFGRVTGVAVRILRIPGIYASDREGGTPHARLRRGTPVLRAEDDVYTNHIQADDLARACVAALWRGGPQRVFHASDDTELKMGDYMDFAADLYGLPRPPRIAREEAPARLPASTLSFMGESRRLDNTRLKRELRLRLRHATVASGLQTFR, from the coding sequence TTGCCTTCAATCGCCCGACCCTCCGGCGCGCTGCCCGCGCGCTTCCGCAGGCAGCGCATCCTGATCGTCGGCTGCGGCGACGTCGGCCTGCGCGCGGCCGCGCTGCTGCATCCGCGCGTCCGGCTGATCGCCCTGACGTCGTCGCCCGGACGCGTGCCCGAACTGCGGGCCGCCGGCATCCTGCCCCTGGTCGCCGACCTGGACGCGCCCGGCGGCCTGCGTCGGCTCGCCGGCATCGCCACGCGCGTGCTGCACCTCGCGCCACCGCCGTCCGGCGACGCCGCCGGCCACTGGTGGCGCGATGCCCGCACCACCGCGCTGGCACGTGTGCTGATGCGCCGCTCGCCACCCGCCGCCCTGGTCTATGGTTCGACCAGCGGCGTCTACGGCGACTGCGGCGGCGAACGCATCGACGAGACCCGGGCCGTGCGGCCCCACAACCCGCGCGCGCACCGGCGGGTCGACGCCGAACGCACGGTGCGCTGGTTCGGCCGCGTGACCGGCGTCGCGGTGCGCATCCTTCGCATCCCGGGCATCTACGCCAGCGACCGCGAAGGCGGCACGCCGCACGCTCGCCTCCGCAGGGGCACGCCGGTGCTGCGCGCCGAGGACGACGTCTACACCAACCACATCCAGGCCGACGATCTGGCGCGCGCCTGCGTGGCGGCGCTGTGGCGCGGCGGTCCGCAGCGCGTGTTCCATGCGAGCGACGACACCGAGCTGAAGATGGGCGACTACATGGACTTCGCGGCCGACCTCTACGGCCTGCCGCGTCCGCCGCGCATCGCGCGCGAGGAAGCGCCGGCGCGACTGCCGGCATCGACGCTGAGCTTCATGGGCGAATCGAGACGCCTGGACAACACGCGCCTGAAGCGCGAGTTGCGCCTGCGGCTGCGTCACGCGACGGTGGCGAGCGGATTGCAAACTTTTCGGTGA
- a CDS encoding CDP-6-deoxy-delta-3,4-glucoseen reductase, producing the protein MTSASPPDTGFQITVEPSGRSFVAQGDETILSSAIRQGIGLPYGCKDGACGSCKCRKLSGEVTHGPHQSKALSAEEEIAGFVLTCCATARSDVMLESRQVTDIGAFPIRKMPARVLSLLRKSHDVMQVRLQMPAGEPMRFHAGQYVEFILRDGARRSYSMANAPHTLLEPGTGIELHIRHMPGGRFTDHVFGAMKEKEILRIEGPYGSFFLREESAKPIVLLASGTGFAPIKALLEHMRFKNIDRPATLYWGARRPEDLYMDDWLQAQLAEMPNLRYVPVVSNATPDDNWTGRTGFVHRAVLEDFADLSGHQVYACGAPVVVESAKRDYVAEAGLPEEEFFADAFTTEADKALA; encoded by the coding sequence ATGACCAGCGCATCTCCGCCTGACACCGGCTTCCAGATCACCGTCGAGCCCAGCGGACGCAGCTTCGTGGCGCAAGGCGACGAGACCATCCTGTCGTCGGCCATCCGCCAGGGCATCGGCCTGCCCTACGGCTGCAAGGACGGCGCCTGCGGCTCGTGCAAGTGCAGGAAGCTTTCCGGCGAGGTCACGCACGGCCCGCACCAGAGCAAGGCGCTCAGCGCCGAGGAAGAGATCGCCGGTTTCGTGCTCACCTGCTGCGCCACCGCGCGCAGCGACGTGATGCTCGAGTCGCGCCAGGTCACCGACATCGGCGCCTTCCCGATCCGCAAGATGCCTGCCCGGGTGCTGTCGCTGTTGCGCAAGTCGCACGACGTCATGCAGGTGCGCCTGCAGATGCCTGCGGGCGAGCCGATGCGCTTCCATGCCGGGCAGTACGTCGAGTTCATCCTGCGCGACGGCGCGCGGCGCAGCTATTCGATGGCCAACGCACCGCACACCCTGCTCGAGCCGGGCACCGGCATCGAACTGCACATCCGCCACATGCCCGGCGGCCGCTTCACCGACCACGTCTTCGGCGCCATGAAGGAGAAGGAGATCCTGCGCATCGAAGGGCCCTACGGCAGCTTCTTCCTGCGCGAGGAATCCGCCAAGCCGATCGTGCTGCTGGCCTCGGGCACCGGTTTCGCGCCGATCAAGGCCCTGCTCGAGCACATGCGGTTCAAGAACATCGACCGCCCGGCCACGCTCTACTGGGGCGCCCGCCGGCCCGAGGACCTGTACATGGACGACTGGTTGCAGGCGCAGCTCGCGGAGATGCCCAACCTGCGCTACGTGCCGGTGGTCTCCAACGCCACGCCGGACGACAACTGGACCGGCCGGACCGGCTTCGTGCACCGCGCCGTGCTGGAGGATTTCGCCGACCTCTCCGGCCACCAGGTGTATGCCTGCGGCGCCCCGGTCGTGGTCGAGTCGGCCAAGCGGGACTACGTGGCCGAGGCCGGTCTGCCCGAAGAGGAATTCTTCGCCGACGCCTTCACGACCGAAGCCGACAAGGCGCTCGCCTGA
- a CDS encoding tripartite tricarboxylate transporter substrate binding protein, with amino-acid sequence MQRRTLLSHFALGALALSGVTARAQPVGQPIRLIVPYAAGGPIDVTARILAERVRDSLGTVFIENKPGAGGNIGVDAIAKAAPDGLTIGIAATATHAVNPWLYARMPFDVTTDFTPITQMVRVPNVLVMNTEVAQRLKIGTLAQLIAHAKANPGKLNYGSGGNGSAGHLAGEMFKKEAGIFALHIPYNGGNPAQLALLSGQVDFNFDNLATAAPNIRSGKLRAIAVTTPTRSDALPGVAPIADTLKGFSIDTWWGLVAPAGTPRETIAKLNQAFVVALNSPEARSRFAGLLAEPVPGTPEQFGAFMKSELAKYRDVVKATGARVD; translated from the coding sequence ATGCAACGACGCACCCTCCTTTCCCACTTCGCGCTCGGCGCCCTGGCACTGTCGGGCGTCACGGCGCGCGCCCAGCCCGTCGGGCAACCGATCCGACTGATCGTGCCGTACGCGGCCGGCGGTCCCATCGACGTGACCGCGCGCATCCTCGCCGAGCGCGTGCGGGATTCGCTCGGCACGGTCTTCATCGAGAACAAGCCCGGGGCGGGCGGCAACATCGGCGTCGACGCGATCGCCAAGGCCGCGCCCGACGGCCTGACGATCGGCATCGCGGCCACGGCGACGCATGCCGTCAATCCGTGGCTGTACGCCAGGATGCCCTTCGACGTCACGACCGACTTCACCCCCATCACGCAGATGGTGCGCGTGCCCAACGTGCTGGTGATGAACACCGAGGTCGCCCAGCGACTGAAGATCGGCACGCTCGCACAGCTCATCGCCCATGCCAAGGCGAACCCCGGCAAGCTCAACTACGGCAGCGGCGGCAACGGCAGCGCCGGGCATCTGGCCGGCGAGATGTTCAAGAAGGAAGCAGGCATCTTCGCCCTCCACATTCCCTACAACGGTGGCAATCCGGCGCAACTGGCGCTGCTGTCGGGCCAGGTCGATTTCAACTTCGACAACCTGGCCACCGCCGCGCCGAACATCCGTTCCGGCAAGCTGCGCGCCATCGCCGTGACGACCCCGACGCGCAGCGACGCCCTGCCCGGCGTGGCCCCCATCGCCGACACGCTCAAGGGATTCTCGATCGACACGTGGTGGGGGCTGGTGGCGCCGGCGGGCACGCCGCGCGAGACCATCGCCAAGCTCAACCAGGCCTTCGTGGTGGCATTGAACTCGCCCGAGGCACGCAGCCGCTTCGCCGGCCTGCTCGCCGAGCCGGTGCCTGGCACGCCCGAACAGTTCGGCGCCTTCATGAAGAGCGAACTCGCCAAGTACCGCGACGTGGTGAAGGCGACCGGGGCGCGGGTCGACTGA
- a CDS encoding ABC transporter ATP-binding protein, with the protein MSDILLQVSGLKVAYGGIQAVKGVDFEVREGELVSLIGSNGAGKTTTMKAITGTLPYVEGNILYLGRSIKGRGAWDLVGEGLVMVPEGRGVFTRMTITENLQIGAYVRNDKAGIAADIQRMFDIFPRLRERKDQLAGTMSGGEQQMLAMGRALMARPKVLLLDEPSMGLSPIMVDKIFEVVQTVHGQGVTVLLVEQNASRALQIADRGYVMESGIVTMSGDARTMLDDPKVRAAYLGE; encoded by the coding sequence ATGAGCGATATTCTTCTGCAGGTCAGCGGGTTGAAGGTGGCGTACGGTGGCATCCAGGCCGTCAAGGGCGTCGATTTCGAGGTCCGCGAAGGCGAGCTCGTCTCGCTCATCGGCTCCAACGGCGCGGGCAAGACGACGACCATGAAGGCCATCACCGGCACGCTGCCCTATGTCGAGGGCAACATCCTCTACCTGGGCCGCAGCATCAAGGGCCGCGGCGCCTGGGACCTGGTGGGCGAGGGCCTGGTGATGGTGCCCGAGGGTCGCGGCGTCTTCACGCGCATGACGATCACCGAGAACCTGCAGATCGGCGCCTACGTGCGCAACGACAAGGCCGGCATCGCGGCCGACATCCAGCGCATGTTCGACATCTTCCCGCGCCTGCGCGAGCGCAAGGACCAGCTCGCCGGCACCATGTCCGGCGGCGAACAGCAGATGCTCGCCATGGGCCGCGCGCTCATGGCGCGCCCGAAGGTGCTGCTGCTCGACGAGCCGTCGATGGGCCTGTCGCCGATCATGGTCGACAAGATCTTCGAGGTCGTGCAGACCGTGCACGGCCAGGGCGTGACGGTGCTGCTGGTCGAGCAGAACGCCAGCCGCGCGCTGCAGATCGCCGATCGCGGCTATGTGATGGAGTCGGGCATCGTCACGATGTCGGGCGACGCCCGGACGATGCTCGACGACCCCAAGGTCCGGGCCGCCTACCTCGGCGAGTGA
- a CDS encoding ABC transporter ATP-binding protein, whose product MTDTILEVRGISKRFGGLQALSDVGITIRRGQVYGLIGPNGAGKTTFFNVITGLYTPDSGSFVLAGKPYQPTAVHEVARAGIARTFQNIRLFADMTALENVMVGRHVRTHSGVIGAILRTAGFKAEERAIAERAHELLDYVGIGKFADYKARTLSYGDQRRLEIARALATDPQLIALDEPAAGMNATEKVMLRELISRIRADNRTILLIEHDVKLVMGLCDRLTVLDYGKQIAEGTPAEVQRNEKVIEAYLGTGGH is encoded by the coding sequence ATGACTGACACCATCCTCGAGGTGCGCGGCATCTCCAAGCGTTTCGGCGGCCTGCAGGCGCTGTCGGACGTGGGCATCACCATCCGTCGCGGCCAGGTCTACGGGCTGATCGGTCCCAATGGCGCGGGCAAGACGACCTTCTTCAACGTCATCACCGGCCTCTACACCCCGGACAGCGGCAGCTTCGTGCTGGCCGGCAAGCCCTACCAGCCGACGGCGGTGCACGAGGTCGCGAGGGCCGGCATCGCGCGCACCTTCCAGAACATCCGCCTGTTCGCGGACATGACGGCGCTGGAGAACGTCATGGTGGGGCGCCACGTGCGCACCCACTCGGGCGTGATCGGCGCCATCCTGCGCACCGCCGGCTTCAAGGCCGAGGAGCGCGCCATCGCCGAGCGCGCGCACGAACTGCTCGACTACGTGGGCATCGGCAAGTTCGCCGACTACAAGGCGCGCACCCTGAGCTACGGTGACCAGCGCCGCCTGGAGATCGCGCGCGCGCTGGCCACCGATCCGCAACTCATCGCGCTCGACGAGCCCGCCGCCGGCATGAACGCGACCGAGAAGGTGATGCTGCGCGAGCTCATCAGCCGCATCCGCGCCGACAACCGCACCATCCTGCTGATCGAACACGACGTGAAGCTGGTGATGGGACTGTGCGACCGGCTGACGGTGCTGGATTACGGCAAGCAGATCGCCGAGGGAACACCCGCCGAGGTGCAGCGCAACGAAAAGGTGATCGAGGCCTACCTCGGCACGGGAGGCCATTGA
- a CDS encoding ABC transporter ATP-binding protein, producing the protein MKSNNAKNLAVFLVAAVLLLALPLLLQTQGNAWVRIVDIALLYVLLALGLNIVVGYAGLLDLGYVAFFAIGAYLYALMGSPHLAETFPAFKAMFPNGVHTSLLIVLPLAFVLAGVLGVMLGAPTLRLRGDYLAIVTLGFGEIIRVFLNTLDHPVNITNGPKGLDAIDSIRIWGLNLGRPLKIGDYTISSVSLYYYLFLALVIVTVIVSHRLQLSRVGRAWMAIREDEIAAKAMGINTRNMKLLAFGMGASFGGISGAMFAAFQGFVSPESFSLMESVMIVAMVVLGGIGHLPGVILGAVLLAALPEVLRYVAGPLQAMTDGRLDASILRQLFIALAMIVIMLLRPRGLWPSPEHGKSLKRRQDDARPGTPIAAPGVGSPADEVPGSPARPMSINP; encoded by the coding sequence ATGAAATCCAACAACGCCAAGAACCTCGCCGTCTTCCTCGTGGCCGCGGTGCTGCTGCTGGCGCTGCCGCTCCTGCTGCAGACCCAGGGCAATGCCTGGGTGCGCATCGTCGACATCGCCTTGCTCTACGTGCTGCTCGCGCTGGGCCTGAACATCGTCGTGGGCTACGCCGGCCTGCTCGATCTGGGCTACGTGGCGTTCTTCGCCATCGGTGCCTACCTCTACGCCCTGATGGGCTCCCCGCACCTGGCCGAGACCTTCCCGGCATTCAAGGCGATGTTCCCGAACGGCGTGCACACGTCGCTGCTGATCGTGCTGCCATTGGCCTTCGTGCTCGCGGGCGTGCTGGGGGTGATGCTCGGCGCGCCGACGCTGCGCCTGCGCGGCGACTACCTGGCCATCGTGACGCTCGGCTTCGGCGAGATCATCCGGGTGTTCCTCAACACGCTCGACCACCCGGTCAACATCACCAACGGCCCGAAGGGACTCGACGCGATCGATTCGATCCGCATCTGGGGCCTCAACCTGGGGCGGCCGCTGAAGATCGGCGACTACACGATCTCCTCGGTCTCGCTCTACTACTACCTGTTCCTCGCGCTGGTGATCGTCACCGTGATCGTGTCGCACCGGCTGCAGCTCTCGCGCGTCGGTCGCGCCTGGATGGCGATCCGCGAGGACGAGATCGCCGCCAAGGCGATGGGCATCAACACCCGCAACATGAAGCTGCTGGCCTTCGGCATGGGCGCGAGCTTCGGCGGCATCTCCGGCGCGATGTTCGCGGCCTTCCAGGGCTTCGTCTCGCCCGAGTCCTTCAGCCTGATGGAGTCGGTGATGATCGTCGCCATGGTGGTGCTGGGCGGCATCGGCCACCTGCCCGGCGTGATCCTGGGCGCGGTGCTGCTGGCGGCGTTGCCCGAGGTGCTGCGCTACGTCGCCGGCCCGCTGCAGGCCATGACCGACGGGCGCCTGGACGCCTCGATCCTGCGCCAGCTGTTCATCGCGCTGGCGATGATCGTCATCATGCTGCTGCGTCCGCGCGGCCTGTGGCCCTCGCCCGAGCACGGCAAGTCGCTCAAGCGGCGCCAGGACGACGCCAGGCCGGGCACGCCGATCGCGGCGCCGGGCGTGGGCAGTCCCGCCGACGAGGTGCCGGGTTCGCCGGCGCGGCCGATGTCGATCAATCCGTGA